From a region of the Tursiops truncatus isolate mTurTru1 chromosome 13, mTurTru1.mat.Y, whole genome shotgun sequence genome:
- the NIPSNAP1 gene encoding protein NipSnap homolog 1 isoform X1, translated as MAPRLCSISAAARRLLGRPGPGGRDVAAVAAARFYSKDNEGSWFRSLFVHKVDPRKDAHSTLLSKKETSNLYKIQFHNVKPEYLDAYNSLTEAVLPKLHLDEDYPCSLVGNWNTWYGEQDQAVHLWRFSGGYPALMDCMNKLKNNKEYLEFRKERSQMLLSRRNQLLLEFSFWNEPQPRDGPNIYELRTYKLKPGTMIEWGNNWARAIKYRQENQEAVGGFFSQIGELYVVHHLWAYKDLQSREETRNAAWRKRGWDENVYYTVPLVRHMESRIMIPLKISPLQ; from the exons ATGGCTCCGCGTCTGTGCAGCATCTCTGCGGCGGCTCGGCGGCTGCTGGGGCGCCCGGGGCCCGGGGGCCGGGACGTTGCGGCTGTGGCTGCAGCGCG CTTCTATTCCAAGGACAATGAAGGCAGCTGGTTCCGTTCTCTGTTCGTACACAAGGTGGATCCCCGGAAGGACGCCCACTCCACCCTGCTGTCCAAGAAGGAGACCAGCAACCTCTACAAGATCCAGT TTCACAATGTGAAGCCCGAGTATCTGGATGCCTACAACAGCCTGAC GGAGGCTGTGCTGCCCAAGCTGCACCTGGATGAGGATTACCCCTGCTCACTCGTGGGCAACTGGAACACATGGTACGGGGAACAGGACCAGGCAG TGCACCTGTGGCGATTCTCAGGTGGCTACCCAGCCCTCATGGACTGCATGAACAAGCTCAAAAACAACAAG GAGTACCTAGAGTTCCGAAAGGAGCGGAGCCAGATGCTGCTGTCCAGGAGGAACCAGCTGCTCCTCGAGTTCAGCTTCTGGAACGAGCCACAGCCTAGAGACGGCCCCAACATCTACGAGCTGAGGACGTACAAGCTCAAG CCGGGAACCATGATCGAATGGGGGAACAACTG GGCTCGGGCCATCAAGTACCGGCAGGAGAACCAGGAGGCAGTGGGCGGCTTCTTCTCGCAGATAGGAGAGCTATACGTTGTGCACCATCTCTGGG CCTATAAAGACCTGCAGTCTCGGGAGGAGACCAGAAATGCTGCCTGGAGGAAGAGGGGCTGGGACGAAAATGTCTACTACACAG TCCCCCTGGTTCGACACATGGAGTCTCGGATCATGATCCCTTTGAAGATCTCACCTCTCCAGTGA
- the NIPSNAP1 gene encoding protein NipSnap homolog 1 isoform X2, which translates to MAPRLCSISAAARRLLGRPGPGGRDVAAVAAARFYSKDNEGSWFRSLFVHKVDPRKDAHSTLLSKKETSNLYKIQFHNVKPEYLDAYNSLTEAVLPKLHLDEDYPCSLVGNWNTWYGEQDQAVHLWRFSGGYPALMDCMNKLKNNKEYLEFRKERSQMLLSRRNQLLLEFSFWNEPQPRDGPNIYELRTYKLKPIKTCSLGRRPEMLPGGRGAGTKMSTTQSPWFDTWSLGS; encoded by the exons ATGGCTCCGCGTCTGTGCAGCATCTCTGCGGCGGCTCGGCGGCTGCTGGGGCGCCCGGGGCCCGGGGGCCGGGACGTTGCGGCTGTGGCTGCAGCGCG CTTCTATTCCAAGGACAATGAAGGCAGCTGGTTCCGTTCTCTGTTCGTACACAAGGTGGATCCCCGGAAGGACGCCCACTCCACCCTGCTGTCCAAGAAGGAGACCAGCAACCTCTACAAGATCCAGT TTCACAATGTGAAGCCCGAGTATCTGGATGCCTACAACAGCCTGAC GGAGGCTGTGCTGCCCAAGCTGCACCTGGATGAGGATTACCCCTGCTCACTCGTGGGCAACTGGAACACATGGTACGGGGAACAGGACCAGGCAG TGCACCTGTGGCGATTCTCAGGTGGCTACCCAGCCCTCATGGACTGCATGAACAAGCTCAAAAACAACAAG GAGTACCTAGAGTTCCGAAAGGAGCGGAGCCAGATGCTGCTGTCCAGGAGGAACCAGCTGCTCCTCGAGTTCAGCTTCTGGAACGAGCCACAGCCTAGAGACGGCCCCAACATCTACGAGCTGAGGACGTACAAGCTCAAG CCTATAAAGACCTGCAGTCTCGGGAGGAGACCAGAAATGCTGCCTGGAGGAAGAGGGGCTGGGACGAAAATGTCTACTACACAG TCCCCCTGGTTCGACACATGGAGTCTCGGATCATGA